A single region of the Eublepharis macularius isolate TG4126 chromosome 14, MPM_Emac_v1.0, whole genome shotgun sequence genome encodes:
- the ST3GAL4 gene encoding CMP-N-acetylneuraminate-beta-galactosamide-alpha-2,3-sialyltransferase 4 isoform X3 codes for MVIKMINKSRWKILGVLAIFLVMVGYIISREERYIQLFYFPLQDDKMTCPLGEVERKAAQLIANYTRDHPLFLQLKDYFWVKTPSPYELPYGTKGSEEILLRVLAITSYSLPESVQSLKCRRCAVVGNGHRLRNSSMGDTINKYDVVIRLNNAPVHGYERDVGSKTTMRLFYPESAHFNPKTENNPNTLLVLVAFKPMDFQWMETILHDKKRIRKGFWKQPPLIWDANPEQVRILNPYFMEITAAKLLNLPMKHLRKMKQKPTTGLVAITLALHFCDLVHIAGFGYPDSANKKQTIHYYEQITLKSMASSEHNVSHEALAIKKMLEMGLIKNLTYF; via the exons ATGGTGATAAAGATGATCAACAAGTCTC GATGGAAGATACTTGGAGTATTGGCAATATTTTTGGTGATGGTGGGGTATATAATATCCCGGGAGGAAAGGTACATACAGCT TTTTTATTTCCCTTTGCAAGATGACAAGATGACTTGTCCCCTGGGAGAGGTGGAAAGGAAAGCTGCACAACTGATAGCAAA TTACACACGGGATCATCCACTATTTTTACAGCTAAAGGATTACTTCTGGGTAAAGACCCCATCACCGTATGAACTGCCATATGGTACTAAAGGAAGTG AGGAAATTCTTCTTCGGGTTCTGGCAATTACAAGTTACTCTCTCCCTGAGAGCGTTCAGAG ttTGAAGTGCCGAAGATGCGCAGTGGTAGGCAATGGACACCGGCTCAGAAACAGTTCCATGGGGGACACAATTAACAAATATGATGTTGTGATCAG ATTGAACAATGCACCAGTTCATGGTTATGAGCGTGATGTGGGCTCCAAGACCACTATGCGTCTCTTCTACCCAGAATCAGCACACTTCAATCCCAAAACTGAAAATAACCCCAACACCTTGTTGGTGCTGGTGGCATTCAAACCTATGGATTTCCAGTGGATGGAAACGATCCTCCATGACAAGAAGAGA ATTCGGAAGGGCTTCTGGAAGCAGCCTCCATTAATCTGGGATGCAAATCCTGAGCAAGTGCGAATTCTCAACCCTTACTTTATGGAAATAACTGCTGCTAAGTTGCTTAATCTTCCAATGAAACATCTGCGGAAGATGAAACAG AAACCAACCACAGGATTAGTGGCCATCACTTTAGCATTGCACTTCTGTGACTTGGTACATATTGCCGGCTTCGGATACCCAGATTCTGCCAATAAGAAGCAGACGATACACTACTATGAGCAAATCACGTTGAAGTCGATGGCT AGTTCGGAGCACAATGTCTCCCATGAAGCACTAGCAATAAAAAAGATGCTTGAAATGGGACTCATCAAGAATCTCACTTACTTCTGA
- the ST3GAL4 gene encoding CMP-N-acetylneuraminate-beta-galactosamide-alpha-2,3-sialyltransferase 4 isoform X2 has protein sequence MEEADENHSVLEVTNSSRDESNGRRAIFHMVIKMINKSRWKILGVLAIFLVMVGYIISREESFYFPLQDDKMTCPLGEVERKAAQLIANYTRDHPLFLQLKDYFWVKTPSPYELPYGTKGSEEILLRVLAITSYSLPESVQSLKCRRCAVVGNGHRLRNSSMGDTINKYDVVIRLNNAPVHGYERDVGSKTTMRLFYPESAHFNPKTENNPNTLLVLVAFKPMDFQWMETILHDKKRIRKGFWKQPPLIWDANPEQVRILNPYFMEITAAKLLNLPMKHLRKMKQKPTTGLVAITLALHFCDLVHIAGFGYPDSANKKQTIHYYEQITLKSMASSEHNVSHEALAIKKMLEMGLIKNLTYF, from the exons gtGACAAATAGCAGTCGCGATGAGAGCAACGGCCGCAGGGCGATTTTTCATATGGTGATAAAGATGATCAACAAGTCTC GATGGAAGATACTTGGAGTATTGGCAATATTTTTGGTGATGGTGGGGTATATAATATCCCGGGAGGAAAG TTTTTATTTCCCTTTGCAAGATGACAAGATGACTTGTCCCCTGGGAGAGGTGGAAAGGAAAGCTGCACAACTGATAGCAAA TTACACACGGGATCATCCACTATTTTTACAGCTAAAGGATTACTTCTGGGTAAAGACCCCATCACCGTATGAACTGCCATATGGTACTAAAGGAAGTG AGGAAATTCTTCTTCGGGTTCTGGCAATTACAAGTTACTCTCTCCCTGAGAGCGTTCAGAG ttTGAAGTGCCGAAGATGCGCAGTGGTAGGCAATGGACACCGGCTCAGAAACAGTTCCATGGGGGACACAATTAACAAATATGATGTTGTGATCAG ATTGAACAATGCACCAGTTCATGGTTATGAGCGTGATGTGGGCTCCAAGACCACTATGCGTCTCTTCTACCCAGAATCAGCACACTTCAATCCCAAAACTGAAAATAACCCCAACACCTTGTTGGTGCTGGTGGCATTCAAACCTATGGATTTCCAGTGGATGGAAACGATCCTCCATGACAAGAAGAGA ATTCGGAAGGGCTTCTGGAAGCAGCCTCCATTAATCTGGGATGCAAATCCTGAGCAAGTGCGAATTCTCAACCCTTACTTTATGGAAATAACTGCTGCTAAGTTGCTTAATCTTCCAATGAAACATCTGCGGAAGATGAAACAG AAACCAACCACAGGATTAGTGGCCATCACTTTAGCATTGCACTTCTGTGACTTGGTACATATTGCCGGCTTCGGATACCCAGATTCTGCCAATAAGAAGCAGACGATACACTACTATGAGCAAATCACGTTGAAGTCGATGGCT AGTTCGGAGCACAATGTCTCCCATGAAGCACTAGCAATAAAAAAGATGCTTGAAATGGGACTCATCAAGAATCTCACTTACTTCTGA
- the ST3GAL4 gene encoding CMP-N-acetylneuraminate-beta-galactosamide-alpha-2,3-sialyltransferase 4 isoform X1 encodes MEEADENHSVLEVTNSSRDESNGRRAIFHMVIKMINKSRWKILGVLAIFLVMVGYIISREERYIQLFYFPLQDDKMTCPLGEVERKAAQLIANYTRDHPLFLQLKDYFWVKTPSPYELPYGTKGSEEILLRVLAITSYSLPESVQSLKCRRCAVVGNGHRLRNSSMGDTINKYDVVIRLNNAPVHGYERDVGSKTTMRLFYPESAHFNPKTENNPNTLLVLVAFKPMDFQWMETILHDKKRIRKGFWKQPPLIWDANPEQVRILNPYFMEITAAKLLNLPMKHLRKMKQKPTTGLVAITLALHFCDLVHIAGFGYPDSANKKQTIHYYEQITLKSMASSEHNVSHEALAIKKMLEMGLIKNLTYF; translated from the exons gtGACAAATAGCAGTCGCGATGAGAGCAACGGCCGCAGGGCGATTTTTCATATGGTGATAAAGATGATCAACAAGTCTC GATGGAAGATACTTGGAGTATTGGCAATATTTTTGGTGATGGTGGGGTATATAATATCCCGGGAGGAAAGGTACATACAGCT TTTTTATTTCCCTTTGCAAGATGACAAGATGACTTGTCCCCTGGGAGAGGTGGAAAGGAAAGCTGCACAACTGATAGCAAA TTACACACGGGATCATCCACTATTTTTACAGCTAAAGGATTACTTCTGGGTAAAGACCCCATCACCGTATGAACTGCCATATGGTACTAAAGGAAGTG AGGAAATTCTTCTTCGGGTTCTGGCAATTACAAGTTACTCTCTCCCTGAGAGCGTTCAGAG ttTGAAGTGCCGAAGATGCGCAGTGGTAGGCAATGGACACCGGCTCAGAAACAGTTCCATGGGGGACACAATTAACAAATATGATGTTGTGATCAG ATTGAACAATGCACCAGTTCATGGTTATGAGCGTGATGTGGGCTCCAAGACCACTATGCGTCTCTTCTACCCAGAATCAGCACACTTCAATCCCAAAACTGAAAATAACCCCAACACCTTGTTGGTGCTGGTGGCATTCAAACCTATGGATTTCCAGTGGATGGAAACGATCCTCCATGACAAGAAGAGA ATTCGGAAGGGCTTCTGGAAGCAGCCTCCATTAATCTGGGATGCAAATCCTGAGCAAGTGCGAATTCTCAACCCTTACTTTATGGAAATAACTGCTGCTAAGTTGCTTAATCTTCCAATGAAACATCTGCGGAAGATGAAACAG AAACCAACCACAGGATTAGTGGCCATCACTTTAGCATTGCACTTCTGTGACTTGGTACATATTGCCGGCTTCGGATACCCAGATTCTGCCAATAAGAAGCAGACGATACACTACTATGAGCAAATCACGTTGAAGTCGATGGCT AGTTCGGAGCACAATGTCTCCCATGAAGCACTAGCAATAAAAAAGATGCTTGAAATGGGACTCATCAAGAATCTCACTTACTTCTGA